Proteins encoded by one window of Scatophagus argus isolate fScaArg1 chromosome 4, fScaArg1.pri, whole genome shotgun sequence:
- the iqcd gene encoding dynein regulatory complex protein 10 isoform X1 codes for MQQDQQTFATLKRLTAGMSAKGATLLAKARTRFEDGPQVHELTRKKPLSIEAQRISSILENCIAKTEIAATLPAVLQLNSVSGVVDKEFSRALREHQILSERLETLEGLKQESDGEQEGEAGQESKRARAQFEKDIKNSIKDLLRLVRAHPDAIFGLRLELGMELGEGEYILIRGLEKFHNLMVEKMLTSLDEEVQLVLYKQASSSPDHDLEHIVSQEEEIATEIKEIDAKISHKNHQIKNLQSSLQEKKTQEAGMSFGSKQGQSHIKSSKVKQTSIQQEIDQLNIQLNNLMVENRQAERVLQEKNEKVETEIEYLIQNFDEEIEEIQANLELNEMDNERDEEEMRKLEKPFSVLELECNQIQEKHRLAEEKRKEEIKELELKTRAAIFAQAWWRGYTTRKALKNKGKNKKAKKGKGKKTK; via the exons ATGCAGCAGGATCAACAAACATTCGCGACACTGAAGCGATTGACGGCAGG CATGTCTGCAAAGGGGGCAACTCTTCTGGCAAAGGCAAGGACCCGATTTGAAGATGGTCCACAGGTCCATGAACTGACACGGAAGAAGCCGCTCTCTATTGAGGCTCAACGCATCTCAAGCATATTGGAAAATTGTATCGCTAAAACTGAGATTGCAGCAACTCTGCCTGCTGTCCTCCAGTTAAACAGCGTGTCCGGTGTTGTGGACAAGGAGTTCAGCAGGGCACTTCGAGAACATCAAATACTGAGTGAAAGACTGGAGACACTAGAAGGCCTCAAGCAAGAGTCAGATGGGGAGCAAGAGGGAGAAGCTGGccaagagagcaagagagcaagAGCTCAGTTTGAGAAGGACATCAAGAACTCCATTAAGGATCTGCTCAGGCTTGTCCGAGCCCATCCTGATGCCATTTTTGGTTTGAGGTTGGAGTTAGGTATGGAACTAGGAGAGGGTGAGTACATACTAATTAGAGGGCTTGAGAAGTTTCACAACCTTATGGTAGAAAAGATGCTGACCAGCCTGGACGAGGAGGTACAGCTGGTTCTCTACAAGCAGGCGTCTTCATCTCCTGACCACGATCTGGAACACATAGTTTCGCAGGAAGAAGAAATCGCTACAGAGATTAAGGAAATAGATGCAAAG ATTTCTCACAAAAATCATCAGATCAAAAATTTGCAGAGTTCtctgcaagagaaaaaaacacaagaagcagGTATGTCATTTGGAAGCAAGCAGGGCCAGTCACATATCAAGTCTTCAAAGGTGAAGCAGACCAGTATACAGCAGGAAATTGATCAACTGAACATTCAGCTCAACAATTTGATGGTTGAAAACAGACAAGCAGAGCGAGTGCTCCAAGAA aaaaatgaaaaagtggaGACCGAAATCGAATACTTGATCCAAAATTTTGATGAAGAAATAGAAGAAATCCAG GCCAACCTGGAACTGAATGAAATGGATAATGAAAGGGAcgaggaggaaatgaggaagctggagaaacCCTTTTCTGTCCTAGAGTTGGAGTGCAACCAGATCCAGGAGAAGCATCGGCTggcagaagagaagaggaaagaggagatcAAGGAGCTGGAGTTGAAGACCAGAGCTGCTATTTTTGCCCAGGCGTGGTGGAGAGGCTACACTACTCGCAAGGCCTTAAAGAACAAGGGCAAAAACAAGAAGGCCAAAAAAGGCAAAGGCAAAAAGACCAAATAA
- the iqcd gene encoding dynein regulatory complex protein 10 isoform X2 encodes MSAKGATLLAKARTRFEDGPQVHELTRKKPLSIEAQRISSILENCIAKTEIAATLPAVLQLNSVSGVVDKEFSRALREHQILSERLETLEGLKQESDGEQEGEAGQESKRARAQFEKDIKNSIKDLLRLVRAHPDAIFGLRLELGMELGEGEYILIRGLEKFHNLMVEKMLTSLDEEVQLVLYKQASSSPDHDLEHIVSQEEEIATEIKEIDAKISHKNHQIKNLQSSLQEKKTQEAGMSFGSKQGQSHIKSSKVKQTSIQQEIDQLNIQLNNLMVENRQAERVLQEKNEKVETEIEYLIQNFDEEIEEIQANLELNEMDNERDEEEMRKLEKPFSVLELECNQIQEKHRLAEEKRKEEIKELELKTRAAIFAQAWWRGYTTRKALKNKGKNKKAKKGKGKKTK; translated from the exons ATGTCTGCAAAGGGGGCAACTCTTCTGGCAAAGGCAAGGACCCGATTTGAAGATGGTCCACAGGTCCATGAACTGACACGGAAGAAGCCGCTCTCTATTGAGGCTCAACGCATCTCAAGCATATTGGAAAATTGTATCGCTAAAACTGAGATTGCAGCAACTCTGCCTGCTGTCCTCCAGTTAAACAGCGTGTCCGGTGTTGTGGACAAGGAGTTCAGCAGGGCACTTCGAGAACATCAAATACTGAGTGAAAGACTGGAGACACTAGAAGGCCTCAAGCAAGAGTCAGATGGGGAGCAAGAGGGAGAAGCTGGccaagagagcaagagagcaagAGCTCAGTTTGAGAAGGACATCAAGAACTCCATTAAGGATCTGCTCAGGCTTGTCCGAGCCCATCCTGATGCCATTTTTGGTTTGAGGTTGGAGTTAGGTATGGAACTAGGAGAGGGTGAGTACATACTAATTAGAGGGCTTGAGAAGTTTCACAACCTTATGGTAGAAAAGATGCTGACCAGCCTGGACGAGGAGGTACAGCTGGTTCTCTACAAGCAGGCGTCTTCATCTCCTGACCACGATCTGGAACACATAGTTTCGCAGGAAGAAGAAATCGCTACAGAGATTAAGGAAATAGATGCAAAG ATTTCTCACAAAAATCATCAGATCAAAAATTTGCAGAGTTCtctgcaagagaaaaaaacacaagaagcagGTATGTCATTTGGAAGCAAGCAGGGCCAGTCACATATCAAGTCTTCAAAGGTGAAGCAGACCAGTATACAGCAGGAAATTGATCAACTGAACATTCAGCTCAACAATTTGATGGTTGAAAACAGACAAGCAGAGCGAGTGCTCCAAGAA aaaaatgaaaaagtggaGACCGAAATCGAATACTTGATCCAAAATTTTGATGAAGAAATAGAAGAAATCCAG GCCAACCTGGAACTGAATGAAATGGATAATGAAAGGGAcgaggaggaaatgaggaagctggagaaacCCTTTTCTGTCCTAGAGTTGGAGTGCAACCAGATCCAGGAGAAGCATCGGCTggcagaagagaagaggaaagaggagatcAAGGAGCTGGAGTTGAAGACCAGAGCTGCTATTTTTGCCCAGGCGTGGTGGAGAGGCTACACTACTCGCAAGGCCTTAAAGAACAAGGGCAAAAACAAGAAGGCCAAAAAAGGCAAAGGCAAAAAGACCAAATAA
- the cfap73 gene encoding coiled-coil domain-containing protein 42 homolog: MRKQHDERTTDFVWLTVRRQQSAMDVRGARDEQETQSLPPGESAVITAHDSSRTAALVELNKKLREKEDLEANKDARQQVLQSLQQRRDDLQKKIEEVKELYTASSMFKKAELDQAVEKAEREKKEGFEKEANIKRLKEQYDQLMLRQQEQQQQMQSYTPHLDLMERVVKMVKFKDVLSLMGHLENLLHFRDQFCQQENEAQEQINYLRKALLTLEDQQRLMRLYKNNQLSQLHKELEKTRSEAVTWESRWDHIVETSTKKTLQLVQIRMAILNLYEMTHETAEGEDSVDMNDTEEQLDKVKNFIQDHSDIVKQHQALMQRHSDEQTKTKKHIVTHCKKD; this comes from the exons ATGCGAAAACAACACGACGAGAGGACCACTGATTTTGTGTGGTTAACTGTGAGAAGACAACAAAGCGCCATGGACGTCAGGGGCGCCCGAGACGAGCAGGAAACGCA GAGTTTGCCTCCCGGGGAGAGCGCTGTGATAACGGCACATGATTCAAGTAGGACCGCTGCCCTCGTTGAACTAAATAAGAAATTACGGGAAAAAGAAGACCTTGAGGCAAATAAAGATGCGCGCCAACAG GTGCTGCAGAGTTTGCAACAGCGCAGAGATGACTTGCAGAAGAAGATTGAGGAAGTGAAGGAGCTTTACACAGCCTCCAGCATGTTCAAAAAG GCTGAACTCGATCAAGCTGTtgagaaagcagagagggagaagaaagaagggTTTGAGAAGGAGGCCAACATTAAAAGGCTGAAGGAGCAGTACGATCAACTGATGTTGAGGCAACAGGAGCAACAGCAACAGATGCAGAGTTACACTCCGCATCTGGACCTCATGGAGCGTGTGGTCAAAATGGTTAAG tTCAAAGATGTGCTGTCACTCATGGGACATTTGGAGAATCTGCTCCACTTTAGAGACCAGTTCTGTCAGCAGGAGAACGAGGCGCAGGAGCAGATCAACTACCTGAGAAAAGCCCTGCTGACGCTGGAGGACCAGCAGCGCTTAATGCGGCTGTATAAGAACAACCAGCTGTCCCAGCTCCACAAGGAGCTAGAGAAGACGCGTTCTGAAGCTGTTACATGG GAAAGCAGGTGGGACCACATTGTGGAAAcatcaacaaagaaaacactccAACTGGTGCAGATTAGGATGGCGATCCTCAACCTGTATGAAATGACACATGAGACGGCAGAAGGAGAGGACTCTGTGGATATGAATGACACAGAGGAACAGCTGGACAAG gtCAAGAATTTCATCCAGGACCACAGTGACATAGTGAAGCAGCATCAAGCTCTCATGCAAAGACACAGTGATGAACAGACAAAGACCAAGAAGCACATTGTAACTCATTgtaaaaaagattaa